Proteins from a genomic interval of Nematostella vectensis chromosome 5, jaNemVect1.1, whole genome shotgun sequence:
- the LOC5502044 gene encoding MAM and LDL-receptor class A domain-containing protein 1 isoform X1 encodes MWKVVIFTAFLALAVTGSPEENIGINDPDTVEGDILLTSEEKAAYFGGRAALRRNLWPNAVVPYEIHETLAKPHIISEIEAAMGIWQSLTCIRFVKRTTESAYLEIFKGNGCSSFVGTIHSKQRLNLGAGCLTPRVILHELGHALGFHHEHNRPDRDDYVTIMWENITPNYRFAFNKKSPYEVTDLGTPYDYNSIMHYHRYAFSMSGNPTIIVKQSALIGSNKLSEIDIYQMNRLYKCPGVTEWPFTTMPPPSSEFSCNFDSGSCGFIQVPNDEDNLDWISLNKATPSGDTGPNADHTTGAGNYMFVEASGGRKGSFATMKKTVILSGRSCLTFFYHMYGHHMGTLQVFVRGNKVFEKTGDQGKVWHKAELKLQGTGMSELEFRGIVSGHFQSDMAIDDVSMSNCGPTIAPMTPPTTSAPETTSAPPTTLATTAVPSPPPEKGFSCNFESDLCGFTQETSDDYNWTRSNKKTPTWDSGPDTDHTSGTGFYLYTEASGRKPGNRAVLSRSIPLTGNTCLTFYYHMHGSEMGSLSVNVGGKKVFEKSGPQGKSWTKATINLQGQGQAKLEFVGMIGSGFKSDAGIDDIIVVALSSNSESGLP; translated from the exons ATGTGGAAGGTTGTTATTTTTACCGCTTTTCTGGCGCTAGCGGTAACTGGATCTCCTGAAG AGAATATCGGTATCAATGACCCTGATACCGTAGAGGGGGACATCCTGCTGACGTCAGAGGAGAAGGCGGCGTACTTCGGGGGACGGGCCGCACTCAGGCGGAACCTGTGGCCCAACGCAGTGGTTCCCTATGAAATCCACGAGACACTCG ccAAACCTCACATAATAAGTGAGATCGAAGCTGCAATGGGAATTTGGCAATCTTTGACATGTATTCGGTTCGTGAAACGCACTACAGAATCTGCCTACCTCGAGATCTTCAAGGGCAATGG CTGCAGCTCTTTCGTGGGGACGATTCACAGCAAGCAAAGGCTGAATCTCGGGGCCGGATGCCTGACACCCAGAGTTATTCTACACGAACTCG GCCATGCGTTAGGTTTCCACCACGAGCACAATCGGCCTGACAGAGATGATTACGTCACGATTATGTGGGAAAACATCACACCGA ATTACAGGTTCGCTTTTAACAAGAAAAGTCCATACGAAGTGACAGACCTTGGGACGCCATACGACTACAATAGCATCATGCACTATCACCGATATGCCTTCAGCATGTCCGGGAACCCGACCATCATCGTCAAGCAGTCG GCGCTCATTGGCTCGAACAAACTAAGTGAAATAGATATTTACCAAATGAACAGACTGTACAAGTGCCCCGGAG TGACCGAATGGCCTTTTACAACTATGCCTCCACCCTCCTCTG AGTTCTCGTGTAATTTCGATAGTGGCAGCTGCGGATTTATCCAAGTTCCCAATGACGAGGATAACCTCGATTGGATAAGCCTTAACAAGGCCACGCCCTCAGGTGACACTGGGCCCAATGCTGACCACACGACTGGGGCAG GGAACTATATGTTTGTAGAGGCCTCAGGTGGAAGAAAAGGATCTTTCGCCACCATGAAAAAGACCGTGATCCTTAGCGGTAGATCCTGCCTTACATTCTTTTATCACATGTACGGCCATCACATGGGAACCCTGCAGGTCTTTGTCCGCGGTAATAAGGTGTTTGAGAAGACTGGGGACCAAGGGAAGGTTTGGCACAAAGCGGAGCTGAAACTCCAGGGAACTGGGATGAGTGAG CTTGAATTCCGCGGCATCGTCAGCGGTCATTTCCAGTCGGACATGGCAATCGATGACGTCAGTATGAGTAATTGTGGCCCTACGATCGCGCCAATGACACCCCCTACGACCTCGGCACCCGAAACGACCTCTGCACCACCAACAACTTTAGCTACAACCGCAGTACCTTCACCCCCTCCAG AGAAAGGTTTTAGCTGTAACTTTGAGTCTGATTTGTGCGGATTTACGCAAGAGACGAGTGATGACTATAACTGGACGCGATCTAATAAGAAAACACCGACCTGGGACTCCGGACCGGACACGGACCACACGTCCGGGACAG GTTTTTATCTGTATACAGAGGCTTCCGGGCGTAAGCCAGGTAACCGCGCGGTGCTGTCACGCAGCATACCGCTGACAGGAAACACCTGCCTGACATTTTACTACCATATGCACGGAAGCGAAATGGGCTCCCTGTCTGTTAATGTCGGAGGGAAGAAAGTTTTTGAGAAGTCTGGGCCTCAAGGCAAATCGTGGACAAAAGCGACGATTAACCTTCAGGGTCAAGGTCAAGCTAAG CTGGAGTTCGTCGGCATGATTGGGTCAGGATTCAAATCAGATGCTGGTATTGATGACATCATTGTCG TCGCCTTGAGCTCAAACTCAGAAAGTGGACTCCCGTAA
- the LOC5502045 gene encoding ZP domain-containing protein-like: MIEVSTLYREQSHRNSSQVTRVRNFRFPFSCTYGRNQIVSTSYSHVGRYMASEGGYGNFTFKMSLYRNNSYKGSYESREYPIDIGVDEPLFLEYGVSSSTDLIVFAETCRATTTGSPNSWPQYDFIKDGCAVDNTMTYNYTLNRVQRFTIRSFRFVANHPVIYLHCFLMVCHSNVTNSRCAQGCVQPMRVRRETDTGMRQRGRRDVSDGSLLYELTPGPMKRRTTEKKREQKTSGQGGGNLSPVLVGVGATFGGLFLVVCFILIFVLRRNKNKPEVAVQMNHVTSYEQSGVTDDEGQKPK; encoded by the exons ATGATCGAG GTAAGCACATTATACAGAGAGCAGAGCCACAGGAACTCGTCCCAGGTGACTCGCGTGCGGAACTTCCGCTTCCCGTTTTCCTGTACGTACGGAAGGAACCAGATCGTCAGCACGAGCTACAGCCACGTGGGAAGATACATGGCGTCAGAAG GTGGATACGGCAACTTCACTTTCAAGATGTCGTTGTACCGTAACAACAGTTACAAAGGATCTTACGAGTCCCGTGAATACCCTATCGACATCGGCGTGGACGAGCCTCTTTTTTTGGAGTACGGCGTCAGCTCCTCCACAGACCTCATCGTGTTCGCCGAGACATGCAGGGCGaccaccacaggcagcccGAACTCGTGGCCACAATACGACTTCATAAAAGATGG TTGCGCAGTAGACAACACGATGACGTATAACTACACGCTGAACCGAGTCCAGAGGTTCACGATCCGCTCATTCCGCTTTGTCGCCAACCACCCCGTGATCTACCTGCACTGCTTCCTCATGGTGTGTCACTCGAACGTGACAAACTCACGCTGCGCACAAGGCTGCGTGCAACCAATGAGAGTCCGCCGTGAAACCGACACTGGAATGCGTCAGCGGGGAAGGCGTGACGTGTCGGATGGCTCATTGCTTTACGAGCTAACTCCTGGGCCAATGAAAAGGCGAACCACCGAAAAAAAGAGAGAGCAAAAGACTTCGGGACAAG gtGGTGGCAATTTAAGTCCCGTCCTGGTAGGGGTGGGGGCGACTTTTGGCGGTCTGTTCCTCGTGGTCTGCTTCATCCTGATTTTTGTCCTTCGccgcaacaaaaacaaaccgGAAGTCGCTGTGCAAATGAATCACGTGACCTCGTACGAGCAAAGTGGCGTCACTGACGACGAAGGCCAGAAACCCAAGTGA
- the LOC5502044 gene encoding MAM and LDL-receptor class A domain-containing protein 1 isoform X2 has translation MWKVVIFTAFLALAVTGSPEENIGINDPDTVEGDILLTSEEKAAYFGGRAALRRNLWPNAVVPYEIHETLAKPHIISEIEAAMGIWQSLTCIRFVKRTTESAYLEIFKGNGCSSFVGTIHSKQRLNLGAGCLTPRVILHELGHALGFHHEHNRPDRDDYVTIMWENITPNYRFAFNKKSPYEVTDLGTPYDYNSIMHYHRYAFSMSGNPTIIVKQSALIGSNKLSEIDIYQMNRLYKCPGVTEWPFTTMPPPSSEFSCNFDSGSCGFIQVPNDEDNLDWISLNKATPSGDTGPNADHTTGAGNYMFVEASGGRKGSFATMKKTVILSGRSCLTFFYHMYGHHMGTLQVFVRGNKVFEKTGDQGKVWHKAELKLQGTGMSELEFRGIVSGHFQSDMAIDDVSMSNCGPTIAPMTPPTTSAPETTSAPPTTLATTAVPSPPPEKGFSCNFESDLCGFTQETSDDYNWTRSNKKTPTWDSGPDTDHTSGTGFYLYTEASGRKPGNRAVLSRSIPLTGNTCLTFYYHMHGSEMGSLSVNVGGKKVFEKSGPQGKSWTKATINLQGQGQAKLEFVGMIGSGFKSDAGIDDIIVGECQ, from the exons ATGTGGAAGGTTGTTATTTTTACCGCTTTTCTGGCGCTAGCGGTAACTGGATCTCCTGAAG AGAATATCGGTATCAATGACCCTGATACCGTAGAGGGGGACATCCTGCTGACGTCAGAGGAGAAGGCGGCGTACTTCGGGGGACGGGCCGCACTCAGGCGGAACCTGTGGCCCAACGCAGTGGTTCCCTATGAAATCCACGAGACACTCG ccAAACCTCACATAATAAGTGAGATCGAAGCTGCAATGGGAATTTGGCAATCTTTGACATGTATTCGGTTCGTGAAACGCACTACAGAATCTGCCTACCTCGAGATCTTCAAGGGCAATGG CTGCAGCTCTTTCGTGGGGACGATTCACAGCAAGCAAAGGCTGAATCTCGGGGCCGGATGCCTGACACCCAGAGTTATTCTACACGAACTCG GCCATGCGTTAGGTTTCCACCACGAGCACAATCGGCCTGACAGAGATGATTACGTCACGATTATGTGGGAAAACATCACACCGA ATTACAGGTTCGCTTTTAACAAGAAAAGTCCATACGAAGTGACAGACCTTGGGACGCCATACGACTACAATAGCATCATGCACTATCACCGATATGCCTTCAGCATGTCCGGGAACCCGACCATCATCGTCAAGCAGTCG GCGCTCATTGGCTCGAACAAACTAAGTGAAATAGATATTTACCAAATGAACAGACTGTACAAGTGCCCCGGAG TGACCGAATGGCCTTTTACAACTATGCCTCCACCCTCCTCTG AGTTCTCGTGTAATTTCGATAGTGGCAGCTGCGGATTTATCCAAGTTCCCAATGACGAGGATAACCTCGATTGGATAAGCCTTAACAAGGCCACGCCCTCAGGTGACACTGGGCCCAATGCTGACCACACGACTGGGGCAG GGAACTATATGTTTGTAGAGGCCTCAGGTGGAAGAAAAGGATCTTTCGCCACCATGAAAAAGACCGTGATCCTTAGCGGTAGATCCTGCCTTACATTCTTTTATCACATGTACGGCCATCACATGGGAACCCTGCAGGTCTTTGTCCGCGGTAATAAGGTGTTTGAGAAGACTGGGGACCAAGGGAAGGTTTGGCACAAAGCGGAGCTGAAACTCCAGGGAACTGGGATGAGTGAG CTTGAATTCCGCGGCATCGTCAGCGGTCATTTCCAGTCGGACATGGCAATCGATGACGTCAGTATGAGTAATTGTGGCCCTACGATCGCGCCAATGACACCCCCTACGACCTCGGCACCCGAAACGACCTCTGCACCACCAACAACTTTAGCTACAACCGCAGTACCTTCACCCCCTCCAG AGAAAGGTTTTAGCTGTAACTTTGAGTCTGATTTGTGCGGATTTACGCAAGAGACGAGTGATGACTATAACTGGACGCGATCTAATAAGAAAACACCGACCTGGGACTCCGGACCGGACACGGACCACACGTCCGGGACAG GTTTTTATCTGTATACAGAGGCTTCCGGGCGTAAGCCAGGTAACCGCGCGGTGCTGTCACGCAGCATACCGCTGACAGGAAACACCTGCCTGACATTTTACTACCATATGCACGGAAGCGAAATGGGCTCCCTGTCTGTTAATGTCGGAGGGAAGAAAGTTTTTGAGAAGTCTGGGCCTCAAGGCAAATCGTGGACAAAAGCGACGATTAACCTTCAGGGTCAAGGTCAAGCTAAG CTGGAGTTCGTCGGCATGATTGGGTCAGGATTCAAATCAGATGCTGGTATTGATGACATCATTGTCGGTGAATGCCAATAA